The nucleotide window TATGGAAAGGGCACTACATCTACACCTAGCTTGGTCCCCGGCAGACCTTGATTATTTCTTCTTTGCACAATGATGTTAGTAAACAATTATTCACACATTAGAGGCTTGCAGGTTTATCAAATTGATAGAGAGTTTGCCAAATCACAACACTCTACTCTAATATAGGGTTACCATCATCTTGTAAACTACATACTCCACTGATGTTCTAATCTGTCCACATTGCTTATGCCAAATATCCTTGAGCAATGGAAGCAAATGCTTTTGTTTCATCAACGAGAACATTGGTTCTGAAGAGGTGAGGGTGCCATTGGTCCATGGAACAACTAGCATGTTGTTTCTAGATGCTTTTGTTCAATTTGAAGTTGTGGTTGGCTTCTCATGGTCTGACTCGATCCATTTTATTTTGAAGAGCAGATTGTCACTCTCCAACAAAGGCTATTTTGTTTTCTATGTTTATCATCAACTGTCTATGTTGCTTGTCCTAGGGACGCATACGTGCGCGTCACAAGCATACCAGTAATCTCTGATCAAGGCACAAGCTATTTGCACCGAATTCTTTGGGCAAACCCTTATCTTCACATGAAATAAATGACCTGGAGAAGGGCCTCTTGTCCAGTTCAATGCAGCATACGAGATGCTCACTACCTTGTTGCGTCTAGTGGGGAAGTTGTGATTGTATCGTGTGCTCCCGTGATAATGACAGGTTGTGTTTTCAGGTTCTTCAAGTTGGACATGGAAGCATTGGAGTGATCGTCCCTCGATGACTAGGAGCTGGATCATACCAACCGCTTCCTTTGCAGGGGTCTGCCTATCGGGGCGAAGGAGGAAGGCAAGATGAAAGTCACTATGGCCAACCAGTCACGACGCGCAAAAACGACCGAGTGCCTTAGCTCCGCCTGGGCCGTTCATACCGTGTAATGGGCGCCGCGTGCTAGGAGCCAGGACAATGTTATGTGTGCATGTACTTTGTATGTATGTCTTGCAAACATGCAATGTAGTTCTTAGGAACCTGGACCTGATGAGGTCTCCTGGTCTCTTCATAGTAAAGGAGCCTTTATACTGTTATAAACCCTTATACCAGTGGTTGCAAAAAGATATTGCTGGCGCTCACAATAGATAGATTTGGTGTGTGGGAATTCCTTTAAAGATTGAAGTCTTTGTATGTGGCAGCTCTTCCTTGATTTTGTGCTTTCCAAGGATAATATATATATAAGCGAAACTAGGGTGGCTCCCCTCTTTGTTACTTTTGTAATGATGTTGAAACCGTGTGTCATTTGTTCATCGATTGTCATGTGTCCAAGCTCTTTTTGTGATTCTTAACACTCATTGTTGCCCCTCTTCTCTCGGGAAAGCTTTCTCGTGGTTTTATGCTTTCCTCCTCGGTGGGGATTGCTGCTATTTGTTGGGCTATATGTATCACATCAAATAGAGCCACCTTTGATGAACATACCATGCGTTCTCCTCTATAAATGCTCGCTGCTAACTTCTTGGAGAGGTCTCCGAAAAGGGTAGGATCAAAAGATGCTGAAGTTGGGTACTTCATGGTTCATGGGGTACTTCACGGTTCATGCATAAAGCTTTGGAGCTGGCGCACATTTAGGCTGGAGTAGCAGATCTTCATCTTGCTGGAAATGGAGCGGTTGTTTTGTTGTGTGCATGGTTCCTACGCTGAACTTATAGTCGTGCTTGTACTATTAGGGTTTTGCGTCATAGTAGGCGTTTTGAGTGTGGGACACCTAGCAGCGGCTTTCGTAATAGTGCATTGAACTCACTTTTCTCTCTTTCTTCGTCTCCTACAATGTGTAAAAACTCTGTATTTCCGTTGTGAAATGGAAAGGGGAATGGCCTGGTTCGGAAAAAATGTACTCTGTATGTATGAATGACTCCATGTAGGTAGTGGGACGCCATCCGTGTACGTATGGTGTTGAGCCGACTTATGTGATCCATTAGGTTGCAGGAGATTGCGGAGGCCAAGATTGCCCTAGGTTGCATTGATCAGTCAAGGATTGAAGCGTATACTGCAACTCAATTTTGAGGCAAACTATTAATTGGTGACCGAGTTCCTCATTACCAGCGGTGCACCCTGGCCTCACCTCTAATCTTCCTAAATAATAGAGTGCATGTAGTTCTTGATTGAAGTACGGCCGTGACATATACCCCAAGTGTGTCTGGAAAACATGCATCTTCCTCGGCATGAGATCATGCGTTTTGATTCAGCTCCTGCAGCAACATACTATCTGTTGATCTTTCAGGCCTAACATGACAACGGTCGCCATGGGAAGCGATCAATCCATGAGGAAAAAAAGTGTAATTCAATCATGCGGGCCAGGGATAACCCATCTCCCCCAACCCTAGCTTTTGCTGCTACCATCTCCCCTCCTCGTTGGCAGCTACGCGTCGATCGTTGCTAACGGCAGCGGCTTGCCCTCCTCAAAGTGCTAGGTGGGCTCGTTTCTCCCTTTTCCTTGGTGGCGCGTTCCTCTAGTGATGACATGATCTAGCAGCAAGATATTGACTATTCTTACTTCGGGTAATGACTAAGAACCACGCTACCATAAAGATGAATTGGGTATACATATGTTTTACTTGAGTCCAAGAAACATGGAGTTTGCATATGTTGACTAATATGGCATTACGATAACTATTACATCTTTGGATGTTTGTCTATTTTTTTATTAAGGAGCGGAGCTAATGCCATACGTTCACAAGAAGTCATTTTGCAATGTATTAAAGGAGAGTTATGTGTTCACGTGACATATTTGTATGTTAGTAACAATGTGTATATGGTATTAATGGTGTGGTTGCGTATTGACGTGCAGGTGCATATGTACATTCATCATGTGTGTTGTGTATTTAATTACATGTGGGTGCGGATTCTCATCTTACCATTATCTCACATGAATATCTAATTCAGTTGTTGTCATTTGTTGGTAGTCAAGTCTAAAATGTATTAATAAACGCTTGCATCTTGAGCTAAATTTGGACTTGTGCTAGCTTTCAGTTGTTTGACGGGCATTCCTCATGTTCTCATTGAACTAACAAGGTCTTATTTGTGTTAATAAAGTGCAATATAATTTGAAAATTCATATTCCTCCGGTTCACCAATAGAGGGTGAAAAATGACATGTTTGTTGTTCAATAAAAAGCACTAACTACTCAATCAGAATGAGAAACATTAGAAAGATTTATTGTATTATTGAAACAAACTTCATGAACCAATACCCTAAACATGAAATACTTAATGATTTTCCGAATGTGCTTAACAAAATATACAATCCACAATTGCACCTAATGGAAATGTAACATTTTATTCGCTTGATGTAGCGTTCAAAGGTAAATACTAATTGGCTTCTAAAGAAGTCCTTCAAACCATGAATGAACATAACCATCATTCCCGTTGGCAGAATTTGGCGGTGCATTGACAAACTCATCATAGTCCATGTTATATTGGCCTACATTATTGCCATTATGTCCCAAATAAGCATCCATCCCTAGGTTCCCATTGTAGTGTGGTTGGTTCGATGGAGTGTAGGCCAAGGTACCATTGCTAAAGGATTCACCGGCGGAGAAGTCATTGCCATTGGGGTAGAACAACTGTGGGGGGCCCTCCACAATGCTCCCAATGGTTGAGTTAGTGATTGTGTTGTTCTGTGGTGGCTCCATTGAGTTGTAAGAACTTGGATAGTTCTGAAGGTGTGGAGGTAAATCTTGTACAGGATCAGGAATGGGTTGTACGAGGGATGTCAAATGGGAACCCAAAGATGGTGGTGCTGACTGAAATATTTGTGGTACCTGCACATGAAAAGGTAGTATGATTTGCGGTAAGGAGATGTGTATAGTTCTAATCATGTAGCTGAAGTTGTGGTGGTAAATCTTATACCTGATGAACAACTGGTTGTAGGTGGGACGTTAAACGAGGTGCTAAAGGTGGTGGTGCAGACTGGAGCGATACCTGCATAGGAAAATGTGGTTCCATCGTGTCTTGTGGTTTTGATGGTAGTGGAACCGACGACAACACTTGAGGTGGAATACAATGAGATGACGATGGTTGTTGGGATGAAAGAGGAGTATTCAAGTAATCACATGATGGGCCTCTTAGCATCAACTCATTCGTTGGTACGTTTGGACCACCCGTCTTGGGTTCACTTATAGGATGAAGTGGAGGCATACGACGTCTAATGTCCTCCCGGACCCACAAAAGTTCATTGAAGAGCTTGTTAAGATCTTCAAGACTAAGATCTTCTTCCTTGGAGAAGATAAAATTTGGTACAATACCTGGGTTCTCGTCTTGGATATTTTTGATATGCTCGAGGGAGAGTTCTGCTCTCTTCTCATGTGTCACACTTTCCATGTCCAACCGAGCCACCTCCCCCTGCAACATTCTAATCCTAGCATTAGTTGCCTCATCAGCCAACGGCTCGACAAGTGGACCTCCTGATAAGAAAGCTTCAACTATGGGTGCCGCTGATGGCGTCCCAAATGAGTGCATTATTCCAGACTCCATCTCCAAGACGACAGCAACCCTCACGCCCGTGAGGACGGAGAGGTCACATGCCATCTTGTACAAGCCATCACGTCTCTTGGAGAAGGTGATGCCACGTTCCCTTTTGTCCTCGATGAAACAAATACCCTCCCTCTTCTCTCTCCTTGGCATATTAAGTTAGAAAACTCGAGGACTTATTACTATAAAAGGTAAACTACAAAAATGTACTAATAGGTAGATGCTTACTAGTGTTGTTGGCTAACTATGGGTGATTGTGAGATATAAGGAGATGAACTCCCTTTATATACGAAAAGGGTTGTGAACATGAATGTTTAGCTCACTCCTTATCCAATTATTCACATTAATTAAGATCCAAAATTAACCGTTTGTTATTTGAATGAGTAAAAGTTTTCGAGTCTTCAATGGGCACCAAGATATGTAGTCAACAAAATGCTGATTTATGGTTGCCATTATTTTTTGCTAAAACATAACATAAGCGAGGACATGCTAATTTGGAACCATTATTGAGTTTTTACGCGAGGCATTCACATACAATAGAATTTTATTTAATTGCATAACCAATGGTTATCCATTTCTTTAGGTTATTAATTGTGCACCCAATTTATCTTGCATACCTTGGTATTGCATTAATTACATCCCAATCCTCCATTGAGAGCAATGTAGTCTATACCTGACCATGAAATACATAAGATGCTAATAGAAGGCGAGGGAGTTACTTTCAGCCTATGGCGCCTCTACTAGATAGGCGTACGACTAAATCATATTTCCCTACAAGGGCAC belongs to Triticum urartu cultivar G1812 chromosome 7, Tu2.1, whole genome shotgun sequence and includes:
- the LOC125519193 gene encoding uncharacterized protein LOC125519193; protein product: MPRREKREGICFIEDKRERGITFSKRRDGLYKMACDLSVLTGVRVAVVLEMESGIMHSFGTPSAAPIVEAFLSGGPLVEPLADEATNARIRMLQGEVARLDMESVTHEKRAELSLEHIKNIQDENPGIVPNFIFSKEEDLSLEDLNKLFNELLWVREDIRRRMPPLHPISEPKTGGPNVPTNELMLRGPSCDYLNTPLSSQQPSSSHCIPPQVLSSVPLPSKPQDTMEPHFPMQVSLQSAPPPLAPRLTSHLQPVVHQVPQIFQSAPPSLGSHLTSLVQPIPDPVQDLPPHLQNYPSSYNSMEPPQNNTITNSTIGSIVEGPPQLFYPNGNDFSAGESFSNGTLAYTPSNQPHYNGNLGMDAYLGHNGNNVGQYNMDYDEFVNAPPNSANGNDGYVHSWFEGLL